Proteins from a genomic interval of Amycolatopsis sp. cg13:
- a CDS encoding LuxR C-terminal-related transcriptional regulator, with product MTVLAECPLEMTGTTDFCQLQRVLVVDENELIQAGLCAVLEAAPWVSACYMASTAKDAVQVIRRHQPQVVVVSASLRGRSSAELCCWIQDWMPHVKMVLMAGIGRVPTALATSLGAAGALSKHLPRGAIVSAIKSVAEGVRVFPKTDVTPENRLSRRELDVLQHLAAGLSNPETAASLNLSRHTVKQHTSAVYRKLGVRNRAEAASRAQELGLLVKVELSGGERLAS from the coding sequence ATGACAGTGCTTGCCGAATGCCCGCTCGAGATGACCGGTACGACCGATTTCTGCCAGTTGCAGCGCGTCCTGGTCGTTGACGAGAACGAACTCATCCAGGCCGGTCTCTGTGCCGTCCTCGAAGCCGCTCCCTGGGTGTCGGCCTGCTACATGGCGAGCACGGCGAAGGACGCGGTCCAGGTGATCCGCCGCCATCAGCCGCAGGTCGTGGTCGTCAGCGCCTCTCTTCGCGGACGCTCGAGCGCCGAACTCTGTTGTTGGATCCAGGACTGGATGCCGCACGTCAAGATGGTTCTCATGGCGGGAATCGGCCGGGTGCCGACGGCGTTGGCGACCTCGCTGGGCGCAGCGGGCGCTCTTTCGAAGCACCTTCCACGAGGCGCGATCGTGTCCGCCATCAAGAGTGTCGCGGAGGGCGTCCGGGTATTCCCGAAGACCGACGTGACTCCCGAGAACCGGCTGTCCCGTCGTGAACTCGACGTGCTTCAGCACCTTGCCGCCGGCCTGAGCAACCCCGAGACGGCGGCCAGCCTCAACCTGTCGCGGCACACCGTCAAACAGCACACGAGCGCGGTGTACCGCAAGCTCGGCGTACGGAACCGTGCCGAGGCGGCGAGCCGAGCCCAGGAACTCGGTCTTCTCGTCAAGGTCGAATTGTCCGGAGGTGAGCGCCTTGCCAGCTGA
- a CDS encoding AMP-binding protein, with protein MSIQDSLLLALRTAAAEDPDRECLQIVGETFTRRETLEQVERTGRGLRALGVEPGDRVGVMCENRPETLWAWLGTNAARGIDVPFNVEARGRLLEYFVRDAAPRVLIGTEDYLQILADTITDRPEFVVCVGEHSTKPFGDAVRQLSFDELLALGSASEEELASPLPGDIATIMYTSGTTGPSKGVMLPQRYYPANAAHAAQLTEVRPDDVVLCVQPLFHIDARAFLTTAWSVGGKGVVGRRFSVSRFWDEVRESGATIFSTIGTMLWMLHKQEPRPDDADQPARTAICSSTPGEILRDFEARFGVRIVEAYGMTECVLLTSAPPGETVPGRIGRAIPEVEIQLVDDNDAPVEQGQAGELVYRPREPFAMMQGYWAKPVETAESWRNLWFHTGDLVREHPDGMLEYIGRKKDSIRRRGENVSAWEVEQAVAAHPRVLEVAAIGVPSEVGEEDVAVLVVPAAGAVLDPAELVEFVARDLPRFAVPRYVEVVDSLPKTPSERIEKRKVRERGITRAAWDANLALGRR; from the coding sequence ATGAGCATCCAGGACAGCCTTCTTCTCGCACTCCGGACGGCCGCCGCCGAGGATCCCGACCGAGAGTGCCTCCAGATCGTCGGCGAGACCTTCACGCGTCGCGAGACCCTCGAGCAGGTCGAGCGCACCGGACGCGGTCTGCGTGCGCTGGGCGTCGAGCCGGGCGACCGAGTGGGCGTCATGTGCGAGAACCGGCCGGAGACGCTGTGGGCCTGGCTTGGCACGAACGCGGCCAGGGGGATCGATGTGCCGTTCAATGTCGAGGCGCGTGGCCGGCTCTTGGAGTACTTCGTGCGCGACGCGGCACCGCGGGTCCTCATCGGAACTGAGGACTATCTCCAGATCCTCGCGGATACGATCACCGATCGGCCCGAGTTCGTCGTCTGCGTCGGGGAACACTCGACGAAGCCGTTCGGGGACGCCGTGCGGCAACTCAGCTTCGACGAATTGCTCGCGCTGGGCTCGGCGTCGGAGGAAGAGCTGGCGTCTCCGCTGCCGGGCGACATCGCGACGATCATGTACACCTCCGGCACGACCGGCCCCTCGAAGGGCGTCATGCTGCCGCAGCGCTACTACCCCGCGAACGCTGCCCACGCGGCTCAGTTGACGGAGGTTCGGCCCGACGACGTGGTGCTGTGCGTGCAGCCGCTCTTCCACATCGACGCGCGCGCCTTCCTCACGACGGCCTGGTCCGTGGGCGGCAAGGGCGTGGTGGGACGAAGGTTCAGCGTCAGCCGTTTCTGGGACGAGGTACGCGAGAGCGGCGCGACGATTTTCTCCACGATCGGCACGATGCTGTGGATGCTCCACAAACAGGAGCCGCGGCCCGACGACGCCGACCAACCTGCCCGGACCGCGATCTGCTCCTCCACTCCCGGTGAGATCCTGCGCGACTTCGAGGCTCGCTTCGGGGTCCGGATCGTCGAGGCGTACGGCATGACCGAGTGCGTTCTGCTGACGTCGGCTCCTCCCGGCGAGACGGTTCCGGGACGCATCGGCCGGGCCATCCCCGAGGTCGAGATCCAGCTGGTCGACGACAACGACGCGCCCGTGGAACAAGGGCAGGCCGGCGAACTGGTCTACCGTCCGCGCGAGCCCTTCGCCATGATGCAGGGCTACTGGGCCAAGCCCGTGGAGACAGCCGAGTCCTGGCGCAATCTCTGGTTCCACACCGGTGACCTCGTCCGCGAGCACCCGGACGGGATGCTGGAGTACATCGGACGCAAGAAGGACTCGATTCGCCGCCGCGGCGAGAACGTTTCGGCATGGGAAGTCGAGCAGGCCGTCGCCGCGCACCCGCGGGTGCTCGAGGTCGCCGCCATCGGGGTGCCTTCGGAGGTGGGCGAAGAGGACGTCGCGGTGCTCGTCGTACCGGCTGCCGGAGCCGTTCTCGACCCGGCCGAGCTGGTCGAGTTCGTCGCCCGGGACCTTCCGCGGTTCGCCGTTCCGCGCTACGTCGAGGTCGTCGACAGCCTGCCGAAAACCCCGTCGGAGCGGATCGAGAAGCGCAAGGTCCGCGAGCGCGGGATCACCCGAGCGGCGTGGGATGCGAACCTGGCCCTTGGCCGACGCTGA
- a CDS encoding acyl-CoA dehydrogenase family protein: protein MDFTFAQEQEDLRDAVRSFLRKRAGEAARRELLHTGYAFDREIWRSMARDLGLQTLAVPEERGGSGASFLESMIVFEETGRELFSGPFFSTVLATWVLEASASDAANTALQQVADGDLVLTAAIADESATRAVATPGGHRLTGAKARVTDLPVADAFVVWAQTAEGPSWFLVPAGADGVETTAEESLDLARPIGTLRLTDTPATLVVGPGQAVAVRESVDTRACVALAAELVGTAQAALDQSVEWSKSRHQFGRPIGSFQALKHLCADALVEVEAARVLTHYAGWAIADGQADAPVLASMAKQAAADAAAQAAGNNIQIHGGIGATWEHEAHLWLRRAKASGALFGTPRQHRARISDLLPV from the coding sequence ATGGATTTCACCTTTGCGCAGGAGCAGGAAGACCTGCGTGACGCCGTCCGGTCCTTCCTGCGCAAACGAGCCGGCGAGGCTGCCCGGCGAGAACTCCTCCACACCGGCTACGCCTTCGACCGGGAGATCTGGCGAAGCATGGCCCGCGACCTCGGGCTCCAGACTCTGGCCGTGCCCGAGGAACGCGGCGGCAGCGGCGCCAGCTTCCTCGAGTCGATGATCGTCTTCGAGGAGACGGGTCGCGAACTGTTCTCCGGCCCCTTCTTCTCGACCGTCCTGGCGACTTGGGTTCTTGAGGCCTCCGCTTCCGACGCGGCGAACACGGCGCTTCAGCAGGTGGCGGACGGAGACCTGGTTCTGACCGCGGCCATCGCGGACGAGTCGGCGACCAGGGCCGTGGCGACTCCCGGCGGTCATCGCCTCACCGGGGCAAAGGCACGGGTCACCGACCTCCCCGTCGCCGACGCTTTCGTGGTGTGGGCGCAGACCGCCGAAGGACCGTCTTGGTTCCTGGTCCCGGCTGGTGCGGACGGAGTTGAGACGACCGCTGAGGAGAGCCTCGACCTCGCCCGGCCGATCGGCACTCTGCGGCTCACGGACACGCCCGCGACGCTCGTCGTCGGGCCCGGACAGGCAGTCGCCGTAAGGGAATCCGTCGACACCCGCGCCTGCGTCGCGCTGGCCGCCGAACTGGTCGGCACCGCTCAGGCGGCGCTCGACCAGTCCGTCGAATGGAGCAAGAGCCGGCACCAGTTCGGCCGCCCCATCGGCTCCTTCCAAGCCCTCAAACACCTGTGCGCCGACGCTCTTGTCGAGGTCGAAGCCGCGCGAGTGCTCACCCATTACGCCGGGTGGGCCATCGCGGACGGCCAGGCGGATGCGCCCGTGCTCGCGTCCATGGCCAAGCAAGCAGCCGCGGATGCCGCCGCGCAGGCAGCGGGAAACAACATCCAGATCCACGGCGGCATCGGCGCCACTTGGGAGCACGAAGCCCACCTCTGGCTGCGCCGGGCCAAGGCCTCCGGCGCTCTCTTCGGGACTCCGCGCCAGCACCGCGCCCGGATCTCCGATCTGCTCCCGGTCTAG
- a CDS encoding acyl-CoA dehydrogenase family protein: MNPVFSPSVQEFQREFADFLRGVVPDGWAGAGALPHDEFPAFAADLRRALYEGGYLGVDWPVEYGGRGLTPEHQVAVAEQLTRMRLPQTSLSDVFGMQMFGTTVLAFGTEEQKHRFLPGILSGEVKWCQGYSEPQSGSDLASVSTAAVRDADGWHINGQKIWTGTAHFADWIFALVRTDPEAPKHRGLTLLACPLRQPGIEVRPIRQMWGDAEFNEVFFTDAITADDNVIGGVNNGWRVATALLEHERGGAAAVLAVRFEEELDRLCELAREHRRDKDTDIRQRIAWCRARVLAMKLLGYKALTRSLRGQPIGAEAAMTKLYWSEYHVVLTDLAMDILGDEALVLRGRRAVLADGPDAPGAPTDSAGWITAFLASRSSRIYAGTNQIQRNLLAESILGLPREPRPA; this comes from the coding sequence ATGAACCCCGTTTTTTCGCCTTCCGTCCAGGAATTCCAGCGCGAGTTCGCCGATTTCCTCCGGGGGGTCGTGCCCGACGGCTGGGCCGGCGCCGGCGCTCTGCCGCACGACGAGTTCCCCGCGTTCGCCGCCGACCTTCGCCGCGCTCTCTACGAGGGCGGTTACCTCGGCGTCGACTGGCCCGTCGAGTACGGCGGGCGCGGCCTTACCCCCGAACACCAGGTGGCCGTCGCCGAGCAGCTGACCCGGATGCGGCTCCCCCAAACTTCCCTCAGCGATGTCTTCGGCATGCAGATGTTCGGCACGACCGTGCTCGCGTTCGGCACCGAGGAACAGAAACACCGGTTCCTGCCGGGGATCCTCAGCGGCGAGGTCAAGTGGTGCCAGGGCTATTCGGAGCCGCAGTCCGGCTCCGACCTGGCCAGCGTGTCGACGGCGGCCGTGCGCGATGCGGACGGGTGGCACATCAACGGGCAGAAGATCTGGACCGGCACCGCGCACTTCGCCGACTGGATCTTCGCGCTGGTGCGAACCGACCCGGAGGCGCCGAAGCACCGCGGGCTGACGCTGCTGGCCTGCCCGTTGCGGCAACCGGGCATCGAGGTCCGGCCGATCCGGCAGATGTGGGGCGACGCCGAGTTCAACGAGGTCTTCTTCACCGATGCCATCACCGCCGACGACAACGTCATCGGCGGCGTCAACAACGGCTGGCGGGTGGCCACGGCCCTGCTCGAACACGAGCGCGGCGGCGCGGCGGCGGTCCTCGCGGTGCGCTTCGAGGAAGAACTCGACCGGCTCTGCGAGCTGGCGCGCGAGCACCGCCGGGACAAAGACACCGACATCCGGCAGCGGATCGCCTGGTGCCGCGCGCGCGTCCTCGCCATGAAACTGCTCGGCTACAAGGCATTGACCAGGTCGCTGCGCGGCCAGCCGATCGGTGCGGAGGCAGCGATGACCAAGCTCTACTGGTCCGAGTACCACGTCGTCCTCACCGATCTCGCGATGGACATCCTCGGCGACGAAGCACTCGTGCTCCGCGGCCGCCGGGCCGTGCTGGCCGACGGCCCGGACGCCCCGGGCGCGCCTACCGACAGCGCCGGATGGATCACGGCCTTCCTGGCCTCCCGGTCGAGCCGGATCTATGCCGGCACGAACCAGATCCAGCGCAATCTGCTCGCCGAGTCGATCCTCGGCCTGCCCCGCGAACCGCGCCCCGCCTGA
- a CDS encoding enoyl-CoA hydratase/isomerase family protein, translated as MTDVVEVEDRGPVRYVVLNRPERLNALDEALADGLVEALENCAHDENLRVVVMTGTGKAFCAGGDLHAMAAGRDAMSAPREVAKLRRHARAAELLRTMPAVTIAAVHGACAGAGLGLALASDLRIASEAAVFRTAFLTAGLSGDFGTTWSLTRLLGEARARELLLLNEKVNAARALDIGLVSAVVAADQFADETERWAQRLAGSAPLALRRMKQNLREASTASFADCVASESLRHIECAFSDDAAEAGAAFMERRTPQFHGR; from the coding sequence ATGACCGACGTGGTCGAGGTCGAGGACCGAGGACCGGTGCGGTACGTCGTCCTCAACCGGCCCGAGCGACTCAACGCGCTGGACGAGGCACTAGCCGACGGCCTGGTCGAGGCACTCGAAAACTGTGCTCACGACGAGAATCTGCGCGTCGTCGTCATGACCGGCACGGGAAAAGCCTTCTGCGCGGGCGGCGACCTCCACGCCATGGCGGCCGGACGCGACGCGATGTCCGCCCCGCGCGAGGTGGCCAAGCTCCGCCGCCACGCACGCGCGGCGGAACTGCTGCGGACAATGCCAGCCGTCACGATCGCCGCCGTGCACGGAGCCTGCGCCGGTGCTGGCCTCGGACTCGCGCTCGCTTCCGACCTTCGGATCGCTTCCGAAGCCGCTGTCTTCCGCACCGCTTTCCTCACCGCCGGTCTGTCGGGCGATTTCGGGACAACGTGGTCGCTGACCCGGCTGCTCGGCGAGGCGCGCGCCCGGGAACTGCTGCTGCTCAACGAAAAGGTGAACGCCGCGCGTGCCTTGGACATCGGCCTCGTCAGCGCGGTGGTGGCAGCCGACCAGTTCGCCGACGAGACCGAGCGATGGGCGCAGCGGCTCGCCGGCTCGGCACCACTCGCTCTGCGGCGGATGAAACAGAACCTGCGCGAAGCGTCGACAGCGTCCTTCGCCGACTGCGTAGCCAGCGAGTCGTTGCGGCACATCGAGTGTGCGTTCAGCGATGACGCCGCGGAGGCCGGGGCCGCCTTCATGGAGCGCCGCACGCCGCAGTTCCACGGGCGCTGA
- a CDS encoding RidA family protein has translation MIEYFDGDGLPEPIGYRQASRTSGNQVVRIAGQVGVDAEGTRAGEPGDYTAQAERAVENALLAFAAGGARPEHIAHLTYYVVGLNETTAGQVNRGIGRAVRRHGMQPVPATMIGITGLMRGDLLIEVNGTAVIG, from the coding sequence ATGATCGAGTATTTCGACGGAGACGGCCTGCCGGAGCCCATCGGCTACCGCCAGGCGTCGCGGACGTCCGGCAACCAGGTGGTCCGCATCGCCGGACAGGTCGGCGTCGATGCCGAAGGCACCCGGGCCGGGGAACCCGGCGACTACACCGCGCAGGCAGAACGCGCCGTCGAGAATGCGCTGCTCGCCTTCGCGGCCGGCGGGGCACGCCCCGAGCACATCGCGCACCTCACCTACTACGTCGTCGGACTCAACGAAACCACTGCCGGACAAGTCAATCGCGGGATCGGGCGCGCGGTCCGCAGGCACGGCATGCAGCCCGTGCCCGCGACGATGATCGGGATCACCGGCCTCATGCGGGGCGACCTGCTGATCGAGGTCAACGGCACCGCCGTGATCGGCTGA
- a CDS encoding enoyl-CoA hydratase-related protein, whose product MRIERHDQVALLRFGNPDDRSRWSHSAETDYFDTLASLEADPTVRVIVLTGASADFCAGPELDSLTAHAVRDPRGDDFPRTIAKPIIAAIDGGCHGIGLSLALMCDLRVASGTTRMSAGFASVGLVAEHGVPWLLQRICGHGVAADLLFTDRRIDGAEARRLGIVQYLAEEGTALDEAMALAAKMAGRLSPLSLGVIKHQLTNECTGDLHETVVRGEELVQRVSAQGDFDEAIAALRERRAPALGPLDPAVLRKVLG is encoded by the coding sequence GTGCGCATCGAACGACACGACCAGGTCGCCCTTCTCCGGTTCGGCAATCCGGACGATCGCTCACGGTGGAGCCACAGTGCGGAGACCGACTACTTCGACACTCTGGCCAGCCTTGAGGCGGACCCGACGGTACGGGTCATCGTCCTCACCGGTGCCAGCGCGGACTTCTGCGCCGGCCCGGAGCTGGACTCGCTCACCGCGCACGCGGTCCGCGATCCCCGAGGCGACGACTTCCCCCGCACGATCGCGAAGCCGATCATCGCCGCCATCGACGGGGGCTGCCACGGCATCGGCCTGTCGCTCGCCCTGATGTGCGATCTCCGCGTGGCTTCCGGAACCACCCGGATGTCGGCCGGGTTCGCCTCCGTCGGCCTCGTCGCCGAACACGGGGTTCCGTGGCTGCTGCAACGGATCTGCGGCCACGGGGTCGCCGCCGATCTGTTGTTCACCGATCGCCGGATCGACGGCGCCGAGGCTCGCCGGCTCGGGATCGTGCAGTACCTCGCGGAGGAAGGCACCGCGCTCGACGAGGCGATGGCGCTGGCCGCGAAGATGGCAGGACGGCTCTCGCCGCTCTCTCTCGGCGTGATCAAGCATCAGCTCACCAACGAGTGCACCGGTGACCTGCACGAGACCGTCGTGCGCGGGGAAGAGCTGGTCCAGCGCGTCTCGGCACAGGGCGACTTCGACGAGGCAATCGCCGCGCTCCGGGAACGCCGCGCTCCGGCTCTTGGCCCGCTGGACCCCGCTGTCCTGCGCAAGGTGCTCGGCTGA
- a CDS encoding acyl-CoA thioesterase has product MSEAVGAPWSTEVALRDDQVDYLGHVTAHCYLELLEFAHWRWLSEVMADERPAFVIAEIRLRFLKELLIGDGPVSITIAPKVLAERSVTVVEELRSAVGRHATAEAVLVRWDPDVRGSRPFGPDERARIRVQIAPP; this is encoded by the coding sequence ATGTCCGAAGCTGTGGGTGCGCCGTGGTCGACCGAGGTCGCGCTGCGCGATGACCAGGTGGATTACCTCGGGCACGTGACTGCCCACTGTTACCTGGAGCTGCTGGAGTTCGCGCACTGGCGCTGGCTGTCTGAGGTCATGGCGGACGAACGACCGGCGTTCGTCATCGCGGAGATTCGACTGCGGTTCCTGAAGGAGCTGCTGATCGGCGACGGGCCCGTGTCGATCACGATCGCGCCCAAGGTGCTTGCCGAACGCAGCGTGACGGTTGTCGAGGAACTGCGCTCGGCCGTGGGCCGCCACGCGACGGCCGAGGCGGTGCTGGTGCGCTGGGATCCCGATGTTCGCGGGTCGCGCCCGTTCGGGCCGGATGAGCGGGCTCGGATCCGTGTGCAGATAGCGCCCCCTTGA
- a CDS encoding flavin monoamine oxidase family protein produces MQSSQEVRPPVVVVGAGLAGLTAAHALAEAGIEVTVLEARDRVGGRTCTVTDGFADGQHGDLGGELITEDYRALTALCGELGVELSAPVRIERPDAPEGASPAAGYLAEGRLIVDGELLTGNRFRQAETEIHTALASFPPAPHEVLEQWTRRAGLSDLARAALSGFGRMPTQYDAFQVDSHYLTDAHIGEIRRVVGGSQRLADALAATVNVRLEAPVRAIRQSGGTVAVELESGERFQAGHVIVAVSPFVLPTLGFDPPLPADLTGALTALQRASGGKVIAQYSEGDSVRAALSSAVFTDGPVNTAWVSNPYVTTGPAVVSGFVCGENRYVLEDEDLALAELDAVVATAIGGPVTRLAQHVKNWSADRYALGIGGMPLFTARRPQIAVLATPERRVHLAGDFTDVSLCATMEGAVRSGLRAAREVLRAPARVSLDDIDRKLVRA; encoded by the coding sequence ATGCAGAGCTCACAAGAAGTTCGGCCACCGGTCGTCGTCGTCGGAGCCGGGCTCGCCGGACTGACCGCGGCCCACGCGCTGGCCGAGGCCGGCATCGAGGTGACCGTGCTCGAGGCGCGTGACCGCGTCGGCGGGCGCACGTGCACCGTCACCGACGGTTTCGCGGACGGCCAGCACGGCGACCTCGGCGGCGAGTTGATCACCGAGGATTACCGCGCTCTCACGGCACTCTGCGGCGAACTCGGCGTCGAGCTGTCGGCTCCGGTCCGGATCGAGCGGCCCGACGCCCCAGAAGGAGCGAGCCCGGCCGCCGGCTACCTCGCCGAGGGGCGCTTGATCGTGGACGGGGAACTCCTCACCGGAAATCGTTTCAGGCAAGCAGAAACCGAGATCCACACCGCGCTGGCCTCCTTCCCGCCGGCGCCGCACGAGGTCCTGGAACAGTGGACGCGCCGCGCCGGGCTGAGCGACCTGGCGCGAGCCGCGCTTTCCGGATTCGGCCGCATGCCCACCCAGTACGACGCCTTCCAGGTCGACAGCCACTACCTCACTGACGCGCACATCGGCGAGATCCGGCGCGTCGTCGGAGGCAGCCAGCGCCTCGCCGACGCCCTCGCCGCGACGGTGAACGTGCGGCTGGAAGCGCCGGTTCGCGCGATCCGCCAGTCCGGAGGAACCGTTGCGGTGGAACTGGAATCCGGCGAACGCTTCCAGGCAGGCCATGTGATCGTCGCAGTCTCGCCCTTCGTGCTGCCGACACTCGGCTTCGACCCGCCGTTGCCAGCGGACCTCACCGGGGCGCTGACCGCCCTCCAGCGAGCGTCCGGCGGGAAGGTGATCGCGCAGTACTCCGAAGGAGATTCGGTCCGTGCCGCGTTGTCCAGCGCGGTCTTCACGGACGGTCCCGTCAACACTGCGTGGGTGAGCAATCCTTATGTCACAACGGGTCCTGCCGTCGTGAGCGGCTTCGTGTGCGGCGAGAACCGCTATGTCCTCGAGGACGAGGACCTGGCGCTGGCCGAACTCGACGCGGTCGTCGCCACCGCGATCGGCGGCCCGGTGACCCGCTTGGCTCAGCACGTCAAGAACTGGTCGGCGGATCGCTACGCGCTCGGCATCGGGGGAATGCCTCTCTTCACCGCACGCCGCCCGCAGATCGCCGTCCTGGCCACCCCGGAACGGCGAGTGCACCTCGCCGGTGACTTCACCGACGTCTCGCTTTGCGCGACCATGGAAGGCGCGGTCCGTTCGGGTCTCCGCGCCGCCCGCGAGGTCCTGCGGGCGCCAGCCCGCGTGTCCCTCGACGACATCGACCGAAAGCTGGTGCGCGCATGA
- a CDS encoding flavin monoamine oxidase family protein: MRTVVIGAGPAGLAAARSLAGQGEEVVVLEAQPYVGGRTRSDRERLLHGQPADLGGSFIDLGQDELLRTCAELGVALTPQLALLRADPDGRFSAASSLRNTTVVEGRCLPDADRDQVADEVRAALDACPPDPSELVPAWAARVGLSPLARRLFLALTGFNPVHDDSQIQMSMVEPPHVGKVCWMMADGTDALARAMSEGLDIRLRHVVHAVRRTGREITVETDHGEFTTHDVIVAVPVTPTLRIGFDPVLPAWKTEALLATPMAQGGKVIGQYADGAELFEKVDTGVMSDGPLSLVWARPVGPEDTVVLLALAADRGDGFLRGEESALAALDGIVSAVLGRPARRLAGIVKDWTREPFAGGVVSSLLGDFPRLPSLLAQSVGPVHFAGEHTADMWATGMDGALRSGKRAADQVLSRRSTAAIAAHAKSPG; the protein is encoded by the coding sequence ATGAGAACCGTAGTCATTGGCGCCGGTCCGGCCGGACTCGCCGCCGCACGTTCGCTGGCCGGCCAGGGCGAGGAGGTCGTCGTCCTCGAAGCACAGCCGTATGTCGGCGGCCGTACCCGGTCGGATCGCGAGCGACTGCTGCACGGCCAGCCCGCCGACCTCGGCGGCTCGTTCATCGACCTCGGGCAGGACGAACTGCTGCGCACCTGCGCCGAACTCGGAGTCGCCCTGACTCCCCAGCTCGCGCTGCTGCGCGCGGACCCGGACGGACGCTTCTCCGCCGCCTCGTCCTTGCGCAACACCACTGTCGTCGAGGGACGGTGCCTGCCCGACGCTGATCGCGACCAGGTCGCCGACGAGGTCAGGGCCGCCCTCGACGCCTGCCCGCCGGACCCGAGCGAACTCGTCCCCGCCTGGGCGGCACGGGTCGGGCTGAGCCCGCTGGCGCGCCGGCTCTTCCTCGCACTGACCGGATTCAACCCGGTCCACGACGATTCGCAGATCCAGATGAGCATGGTCGAGCCGCCCCACGTCGGCAAGGTGTGCTGGATGATGGCCGACGGCACCGACGCCCTGGCCAGGGCGATGAGCGAGGGGCTCGACATCCGCCTTCGCCACGTCGTGCACGCAGTTCGGCGCACCGGCCGCGAGATCACAGTGGAGACGGACCACGGCGAGTTCACCACGCACGACGTGATCGTCGCGGTTCCGGTGACGCCGACCCTGCGCATCGGCTTCGATCCGGTCCTGCCCGCGTGGAAGACCGAAGCACTGCTCGCCACTCCGATGGCGCAAGGCGGCAAGGTCATCGGGCAGTACGCCGACGGCGCCGAGTTGTTCGAGAAGGTCGACACCGGCGTGATGAGCGACGGCCCGCTCTCCCTCGTCTGGGCACGGCCGGTCGGCCCCGAGGATACCGTCGTCCTGCTCGCTCTCGCGGCCGATCGCGGCGACGGTTTCCTCCGTGGCGAAGAGTCAGCACTCGCCGCCTTGGACGGCATCGTGTCCGCGGTGCTCGGCCGGCCCGCGCGCCGGCTCGCGGGGATCGTGAAGGACTGGACGCGCGAGCCCTTCGCCGGCGGAGTGGTTTCTTCGCTGCTCGGCGACTTCCCGCGCCTCCCAAGCCTGCTGGCCCAGAGCGTCGGTCCGGTCCACTTCGCCGGTGAGCACACGGCCGACATGTGGGCTACCGGCATGGACGGCGCACTGCGGTCCGGCAAGCGGGCCGCCGACCAGGTCCTGTCGCGGCGGTCCACGGCCGCGATCGCGGCGCACGCCAAGTCGCCGGGATAG